CCACAACAGTTGAATGAAGCATTAGGATTACGTCCACCTAGTTTCAATCATTTATTAGGAACAGATCAGTTAGGTAGAGATTTTCTATTGCGTCTTATCCAGGGAAGTATCGTGACGATTGGATTAACGATGACAGTAATCGTGTTAAGTATCGGTATCGGTTTAATACTGGGATTAATTGCAGGTATAGAAGGACGTTGGTTTGATAAAAGTTGTATGTTTTTAGCGGATTTATTATTAGCTATCCCATCGTTTATTATTGCTTTAGTTGTTTTAAGTTTAGTGAGTGATTCAATGCTAGGATTACTATTTGCACTCACAATAGGATGGTTAGGACGCTACTTACGTTACTTTAGAAATTTAACTAGAGATTTACAAAAGCAACCTTTTATTACTTACGCAGTATTAAGTGGTAATTCTAAGATGAAAACAACATTGGTGCATACTATTCCTCATCTAATGAGTAATATACTAGCCCTAATTACTGCAGATATAGGTAAAATTATGTTAAGCATTTCAGGGTTAGCCTTTTTAGGTCTAGGGATTAAACCACCCACACCTGAATTAGGGACAATATTATTTGATGGTAAGAGTTACTTTAGTGCGGCACCGTGGTTATTCTTCTTCCCGGGACTACTATTAGGAGGTTATGCTTTATTATTTCAAATGCTCAACAACAAAATAATGAAATAACTGACTTTGTGAGTGTCGATCGGTTAAGTGTTTTTAACAATGCGCGCACATTATTAAATTCAATTTCTGTAGATATTCAAAAGGGTGCGTTTCATTGTGTTATAGGTGAAAGTGGTAGTGGGAAGTCCTTGTTAATTCGTACAATATTAAATATGACTTCTTCAGAATTATCGTATCAAGGGCAAATTGATATCAATTTGGCCAATGTTGATGCAGTGTTTCAAGATACAACGAGTAACATGTTTCAAAATATTCCCCTTGATAAACACTTTGATATGTTATATCAAGCGCAATCATCGAAGTTGACCAAGTCAGAGCGATGTGTGCAGTTGATTGAAATGATGACAGCTTTTGGTTTAGAAGAACCACAACGCTTATTAAAATCTTATCCTTTCGAATTGAGTGGTGGTATGGCTCAAAGAGTTGCGCTAATGATGGCATTGATTAGCAAGCCTCATTGTTTAGTTTTAGACGAACCTACAAGTGCACTCGATCAGAAAAATAGTCAAAAGGTAATGCGTTATCTTTCGAAGATAATGAAGGAAAAACAGATGACGATGATATTTATCACACATGATCTTAATTTAGTAGAAGATTATGCGACACATATTAGCATTATGAAAGAAGGTCATCTCCTAGAAAATGGTACTGCTAAGGAGATACTTCAACATCCCAAAGACGATTATACGAAGAAATTAATCGACATTGCGCATAGGAGAAAACAATATGCTTACAATCAAACAACTGTCTAAAAGTATTCAACATCAACCGATTTTAAAAGATATAACATTAGATTTAACAGAAGGTCATTTACTGATATGTGGAAAAAGTGGTAGCGGGAAGTCTACTTTAGCGAAAATGATAGCTGGATTAGATTTAGATTATACTGGCCAAATCAAGTACAATGGCATTTCAAGAAAAGACACTCAAACGAAAAGATGGATGAAACAGATTCAATATGTACCACAATATCAAAGTAATACATTAGATCATCGAAAAAGAGTACGTGATATCTTATTAACGCCGTTGAAAAATCATCATTTTGATCCGTCAACTTATCATGAGAGAATCACGACAGTGCTTAAACAATGTATTTTACCTCAGTCGATTTTAGATCAACGTGTAAGTACATTGAGTGGTGGCCAATTTCAGCGACTTTGGATTGCTAAAGCTCTTATTATGGAACCACAAATATTAATACTTGATGAAGCAACTACGAATTTAGACATTATTAATGAAGAAACGATTCTCAACATGCTAAAGGAGTTAACACAGATTCAAATGATTATTATCTCACACGATCCATACGTGTTAGATTACTTTAAGGGTCAGAGACTCGACTTGGATTTATAAAATTGATTGAGCCATATTGTAGTGAACATGATTCACTATGATATGGCTTTTTGTATAAAAAAAAGGATTGCCCTTGAGCACGCTCCATGGTTTACAATGTTTGTAACAGAAGTGGAGGTCGTAGTCATGAATACAAAAGAAGTTGTCGAATTGATGGATATTTCTCAAGATACTTTAAGATACTATGAAAAGGTAGGCGTGATTCCACCAGTTGAACGTGATAAAAATGGGTATCGCATCTATCAAATGAAAGATTTAAATTGGATATACTTAGTTAAGCATTTAAGACAAGCTGGTGTAACGATTGAGTTACTCGTTGAATTTTGTAGGTTAGGTCAATTACCTAAAGATGAGGCGGTTCAAAACCAACAGAAAGAAGTACTCAACAAACAACTTGAAGAATTAGATGAACATTTGAAGGCCATTCACAATGCAAGAGAATTATTAAAATATAAAATTGAAACGTATGATGACCATATTGCCAAAATCAATGATGAAGCGGCTCAAGAATATAATTTGAAAAAGATTTGGGAAAATAAAAGACAATAAATTTGCTATTGAGTGCACTCCATAGTGTAGGGTGTAGTTATAAAGAGTAGGAGGTTTTCATATGAAAACAATTAAAATAAACGAAACAATTGAAATTCCGGCATTAGGATTTGGTGTGTTTCAAATTCCACAAGAACAAACAAAAGACGCCGTAGTTAATGCGATTCAAGCAGGATACCGTCATATAGATACAGCTCAAAGTTATATGAATGAAACAGAAGTAGGCGAAGGTATTAAAGCATCTGGTATTGATAGAAGCGAATTATTTGTTACTACAAAAGTATGGATTGAAAATGTTAACTATGAAGATACACTAAAATCTATCGAACGTTCTTTAGAAAGATTACAACTAGATTATATTGATTTAGTATTAATTCACCAACCATATAATGATGTTTACGGATCTTGGAAAGCGTTAGAAGAGCTACAAGAAAATGGAAAAATCAAAGCGATTGGGGTATCTAATTTCGGTGTTGATCGCGTTGTTGATCTAGGTATTCATAACAAAGTGCAACCTCAAGTGAATCAAATTGAAATTAATCCGTTCCATCAACAAGAAGATGAAGTACAATCACTTCAAAAAGAAGGTGTACTTGTTGAAGCTTGGGCACCATTTGCTGAAGGGAAAAACAATTTATTTAGTAACGAAACGTTACAAAATATTGGTGACAAATACGGTAAATCAATCGCACAAGTTGTACTACGTTGGTTAGTAGAAAGAGACATTGTTGTCTTAGCAAAATCAGTTAATCCAGAAAGAATGAAACAAAACTTAGATATTTTTGATTTTGAACTAACAGATGAAGATAAAGCACAAATCGCAACATTAGATAGTAACGATAGTCAATTCTTCTCACATGCAGATCCAGAAATGATCAAAGCATTAACAAGTAGAAGACTCGACGTATAATATATAAAAAAAGGGACATCCTGAGAATGAGGATGCCCCATTTTTATATGCATTTATTTTACTATTTATATATTAATTATGCGCCTGATCCGTCAAAACCTATTGTTACTGAAGTGACTTGTCCATTTTTTTGTATAATGGTTACCGGAGTATGGTAAAAACCTGTTTTTGGACTTTTAAGTTGATAAGAGTCAGTGTTTGGATGTTTATTACCTTGTACATCTGTCATTTCTTGAAGATCATTTCCATAAACAGATTTTAATTGTTTAATCGTAATATTATTGACTTTGAATTGTACAGATGTTGCTTGTTTTTTCCCAGGTTTAATAGAAGAAAATGATTGGTCATATTTAGTGAAATAATTTATTTTAGATGCGGTGCCACTTAAACGAACAATTTTTGTACCATTGAAAGTAACATTTCCATATTTTATGGCATTCTTAAAGCTTTTATTTAGTAAGAATGATCCGTCATTATTAACATAACCTTTATAATTATAATAAGGTGTTGTAGCGGCATGTGCATCTTGATTAGGATTTACATCTAAT
The DNA window shown above is from Staphylococcus sp. M0911 and carries:
- a CDS encoding ABC transporter permease: MNKHKSVYIIVGFIFMMIVAIVVSLIPQQLNEALGLRPPSFNHLLGTDQLGRDFLLRLIQGSIVTIGLTMTVIVLSIGIGLILGLIAGIEGRWFDKSCMFLADLLLAIPSFIIALVVLSLVSDSMLGLLFALTIGWLGRYLRYFRNLTRDLQKQPFITYAVLSGNSKMKTTLVHTIPHLMSNILALITADIGKIMLSISGLAFLGLGIKPPTPELGTILFDGKSYFSAAPWLFFFPGLLLGGYALLFQMLNNKIMK
- a CDS encoding ATP-binding cassette domain-containing protein encodes the protein MSVDRLSVFNNARTLLNSISVDIQKGAFHCVIGESGSGKSLLIRTILNMTSSELSYQGQIDINLANVDAVFQDTTSNMFQNIPLDKHFDMLYQAQSSKLTKSERCVQLIEMMTAFGLEEPQRLLKSYPFELSGGMAQRVALMMALISKPHCLVLDEPTSALDQKNSQKVMRYLSKIMKEKQMTMIFITHDLNLVEDYATHISIMKEGHLLENGTAKEILQHPKDDYTKKLIDIAHRRKQYAYNQTTV
- a CDS encoding ATP-binding cassette domain-containing protein, yielding MLTIKQLSKSIQHQPILKDITLDLTEGHLLICGKSGSGKSTLAKMIAGLDLDYTGQIKYNGISRKDTQTKRWMKQIQYVPQYQSNTLDHRKRVRDILLTPLKNHHFDPSTYHERITTVLKQCILPQSILDQRVSTLSGGQFQRLWIAKALIMEPQILILDEATTNLDIINEETILNMLKELTQIQMIIISHDPYVLDYFKGQRLDLDL
- a CDS encoding MerR family transcriptional regulator → MNTKEVVELMDISQDTLRYYEKVGVIPPVERDKNGYRIYQMKDLNWIYLVKHLRQAGVTIELLVEFCRLGQLPKDEAVQNQQKEVLNKQLEELDEHLKAIHNARELLKYKIETYDDHIAKINDEAAQEYNLKKIWENKRQ
- a CDS encoding aldo/keto reductase, coding for MKTIKINETIEIPALGFGVFQIPQEQTKDAVVNAIQAGYRHIDTAQSYMNETEVGEGIKASGIDRSELFVTTKVWIENVNYEDTLKSIERSLERLQLDYIDLVLIHQPYNDVYGSWKALEELQENGKIKAIGVSNFGVDRVVDLGIHNKVQPQVNQIEINPFHQQEDEVQSLQKEGVLVEAWAPFAEGKNNLFSNETLQNIGDKYGKSIAQVVLRWLVERDIVVLAKSVNPERMKQNLDIFDFELTDEDKAQIATLDSNDSQFFSHADPEMIKALTSRRLDV